GCTGGGCCAGCGCGATGACCTGTTCCGCCACCCGCACCGGCCGCTGTCGGCGGGCCGCATCCTGCAGAAGCTCTTCGTGCGGGGTCGCCTCGGGTTTGGGGTAGGGGTCGGGGCGGCCCGGGCCCGCCCAGGCCCGCAGATTGCCGAAGCGGTCCTCGATGGCGACCGGGTAGCCGGTGAGCCGGTGGAGGGCCTCGGCGATGCCCTGTACGCCGTCGTCGTTCGCGGAGGCGTCGCTGAGCATCTCGTGGACGGAGCGCTGATGCTCCAGTTCGGAGACGGACGTGGTGAGCCGGGCGTTCGTGGCCGCGCGGTCGTCGCTGAGCTGCCGCAATTGCTGTTCACGGTCGTGTTCCGTGCGCCGGGCCATGGCTTGCGTCAGGGCCGCCGCGGTCTGCTGAGCCAGGACCCGCAGCAGGAAGTACTCGTCATCGGTGGGCCGGGACGGTGCGCTGACCACCAGGTGGCCGATGGCGTCCGCCGTGCTGCGCAGCGCGAGGCTCCAGCCCCATTCCCGGTCCGGCACCGTGACCGGCCCACCCTGACCGCCCAGTCTCCGGACCTGGGCATCGAGGTGGGGGGTGGCGTCGGGCCAGTCGGCGGGTGTGCGGGTCAGGCCGTTGTCGAGCGTGAGGTAGGCGGCCTCGGCGCGGCACGGACCGAGGGCGCCAACGGCGGTGAGGGCCCGCGTCAGGACGTCGCTCTCGTCCGGCGCGTCATTCATGATCATCGAGAGCACGAAAAGGCTGTACAGGTTCGCCAGGTGCTCGCGGCCCCAGCTGGTCCGTGGGGACCGGCCCGTCGTGCCCGAGGTCGTGGCCATGGTGGGATCAAGGGCCTTTCTACGGGACTCGCCCGGGATCCACACTACCCAACGACGCAGATCTTGTCCGATATGTCGGCCTCGCAGCTCACCCTGGCAGACCGAGATTCCCTACGGATTTCGGCCTCGCAGGCGCAGGCCGCGGGTCGCCCGCGATGGCGAGACTGAAGCGGTCAGCCGTGAACCAGTAGCAGTGGCGTGTCGTCGGGAGGAGCGGACATGAGCCAGCAGGATCGTCGTCCCATCGCGTCCTACCCCACCTACGCGGAGGCGGAACGCGCCGTCGATTACCTGTCCGACCAGGAATTCCCGGTGGAACGAGTCGCCATCATCGGCCACGACCTGCAACTCGTCGAACAAGTTGTCGGCCGTGTCGGCCCTGGCAGGGCGGCGCTCAGCGGGGCCGCGTCCGGAGCTCTCCCCGGTGCACTGATCGGCTGGCTCTTCGGCCTGCTCAGTTGGCTCGACCCGGTGCTGTCGTCGCTGTTGCTGGCCCTTTACGGGCTGATCTTCGGCGCGGTGATCGGCGCGCTGCTCGGACTGCTTCTGTACAGCCTGCAGCGCGGGCGCCGCGACTTCGCTTCGGTCAGCGCGATGCAGCCGAGCCGGTACGAGGTCGTGGCGGACGCCGAGGTGGCCGATCAGGCCGCCAAGCTGCTCAACCGGCTCGGGAGCGCGGCGGCCGGCACCACCGCCACGGAGAAGTGAGACCCCGCGGCACAGGGCGCGCGAACACTTCCGTGGCTTCGATGAAGGAGTATCCCCATGGCTAAGGCAGTCGGCATTGACCTCGGAACCACCAACTCGGTGATCGCCGCGTGGGAGGGCGGTGAGGCGACGGTTCTCCCGAACTCCGAGGGCAGCCGCACGACCCCTTCAGTCGTTGCGTTCACCGACTCGGGCGAGCGGCTCGTGGGCCAGTTGGCCCGCCGCCAGGCGATCCTCAACCCCAAGGGAACCATCTACTCGGCAAAGCGCTTCATCGGCCGCCGCTACGACGAGATCTCCGACGAGGCGAAGGCCGTCGGCTTCGACGTGGTCGCCGACGACCACGGCAATGCGCGCTTCGAGGTACGCGGCAAGCTGTACGCGCCCGAGGAGATCAGCGCACTGGTCCTGCGCAAGCTCGCCGACGACGCCGCCAAGCAGCTGGGCGAGAAGGTGACGGAAGCCGTCATCACCGTCCCCGCCTACTTCAACGACGCCCAGCGCACCGCGACGAAGGACGCGGGGCGCATCGCGGGACTGGAGGTCCTGCGCATCATCAACGAGCCCACGGCGGCGGCCCTCGCCTACGGGCTGGACAAGAAGGGGCACGAGACCGTGCTCGTCTTCGACCTGGGCGGCGGCACCTTCGACGTCAGCCTGCTCGACGTCGGCGACGGGGTGGTCGAGGTCCGTTCCACCGCGGGCGACAGCCACCTGGGCGGCGACGACTTCGACCGGCGGCTGGTGGACCACCTGGCGGACAACTTCCAACGCGACAACGGCATCGACCTGCGGAATGACCCGCAGGCCCTGCAACGGCTCTTCGAGGCCGCGGAGAAGGCCAAGACCGAACTCAGCTCGGTCACCCAGACCCAGGTCAGCCTGCCGTTCATCACCGCGGACGCCGCCGGCCCGAAGCATCTGACCGAGACGGTCATGCGGTCCACGTTCGAGCAGATCACGTCCGACCTGGTCGAGCGGACCATGGAACCGGTCAAGCAGGCGATGGCCGACGCCAAGATCAGCGACAGCGATATCGACGAGGTCATCCTCGTGGGCGGCTCCACCCGCATCCCCGCCGTCCAGAACCTGGTCCGCCGGCTGACCGGCGGCAAGGACCCGAACATGAGCGTCAACCCCGACGAGGTCGTGGCCATGGGCGCCGCGATCCAGGCCGGAGTGCTCAAAGGCGACGTCAAGGACGTCCTGCTGCTCGACGTCATCCCGCTGTCGCTGGGCGTGGAGACCCGCGGCGGTGTGATGACCAAGATCATCGAGCGGAACACCACCATCCCGGTCCGCCGCACGGAGACCTTCTCCACCGCCGAGGACAACCAGGGAGCCGTCGACATCGTCGTCCTGCAAGGAGAGCGCGAGCTCGCGCAGGACAACCGCGTCCTCGGCCGCTTCCAGCTCAAGGACATCCGCCCCGCGCCCCGTGGCGAGCCGCAGATCGAGGTCACCTTCGACGTCGACGCCAACGGCATCCTGAATGTCACCGCACGGGACAAGGACACCGGCGCCGAGCAGGGCATCACCATCAGCGAGGGCTCCAACCTCGACCAGAGCGAGGTCGAGCGGATGGTCCAGGAGGCCGAAGCGCACCGCGGCGAGGACCAGGCGCTGCGCGAGGCCGTGGACGCCCGCAACGAGCTGGACGCCGTTGCCTACCAGGTCGAACGCCGGCTGAACGAGCTGGGCGACGCCGCACCCGCGCACGAGAAGGCACGGGCCGAGATGCTCGTCACCGACGCCCGGGAAGCCGTCAAGGGAGAAGCGCCGCTCGACAAGGTCAGGTCGCTGACCTCCGAACTCCAGCAGATCCACGCCTCACTGGCCTCCCACCAGGCAGGCGCGGGCCCGTCCGCGGAGGAGCGGGCCACGGCGGACGCCGGGGCAGGCGGTGCTTCGGGCAGCTCCGCCGGATCCGACGACGACGTGGTCGACGCCGAATTCGACAAGAGCTGAGGTGCGGCGATGTCCACCGAACAGGAGCCGACGACGCCCCAGGACGAGCTGAGCCAGGCCCTGCCCCCGGAGCAGCCGGAGGTGGACGACCACGCCGCGGCCCTCGACGAACTCCAGGACCGCTGGCGCCGCGCCCTCGCGGACCTCGACAACCTCCGCAAGCGCCACGCCAAGGAACTGGACGCCGTACGGAACGAGGAACGCGCCCGCACCGCGGCGGCCTGGCTGCCGGTGGTCGACAATCTGGACCTTGCGCTCACCCATGCCGGATCCGATCCGTCCGCCGTGGTCGAAGGCGTCAAGGCCGTACGCGACCAGGCCGTCGACGTGCTCCGCCGGCTCGGGTATCCCCGCTACGAGGAGACCGGAGTGCCGTTCGACCCGGCCGTGCACGAGGTCGTCGGCACCGTCGACGACCCCGCTGCCGAGCCGAACACCGTCGTGCAGGTGATGCGTCCCGGCTACGGCGAGGGGCGCCGGCAGCTGCGCCCCGCGGCCGTCATGGTCAGCAAGCGGCAGGAGTGACGCCCCATGGCACGGGACTACTACGACGTGCTCGGGGTGCAGCGCAACGCGAGCTCCGACGACATACAGCAGGCCTTCCGCAAGCTGGCCCGCAAGTACCACCCCGACATCAACAAG
This genomic stretch from Streptomyces nigrescens harbors:
- a CDS encoding general stress protein, which codes for MSQQDRRPIASYPTYAEAERAVDYLSDQEFPVERVAIIGHDLQLVEQVVGRVGPGRAALSGAASGALPGALIGWLFGLLSWLDPVLSSLLLALYGLIFGAVIGALLGLLLYSLQRGRRDFASVSAMQPSRYEVVADAEVADQAAKLLNRLGSAAAGTTATEK
- the dnaK gene encoding molecular chaperone DnaK, giving the protein MAKAVGIDLGTTNSVIAAWEGGEATVLPNSEGSRTTPSVVAFTDSGERLVGQLARRQAILNPKGTIYSAKRFIGRRYDEISDEAKAVGFDVVADDHGNARFEVRGKLYAPEEISALVLRKLADDAAKQLGEKVTEAVITVPAYFNDAQRTATKDAGRIAGLEVLRIINEPTAAALAYGLDKKGHETVLVFDLGGGTFDVSLLDVGDGVVEVRSTAGDSHLGGDDFDRRLVDHLADNFQRDNGIDLRNDPQALQRLFEAAEKAKTELSSVTQTQVSLPFITADAAGPKHLTETVMRSTFEQITSDLVERTMEPVKQAMADAKISDSDIDEVILVGGSTRIPAVQNLVRRLTGGKDPNMSVNPDEVVAMGAAIQAGVLKGDVKDVLLLDVIPLSLGVETRGGVMTKIIERNTTIPVRRTETFSTAEDNQGAVDIVVLQGERELAQDNRVLGRFQLKDIRPAPRGEPQIEVTFDVDANGILNVTARDKDTGAEQGITISEGSNLDQSEVERMVQEAEAHRGEDQALREAVDARNELDAVAYQVERRLNELGDAAPAHEKARAEMLVTDAREAVKGEAPLDKVRSLTSELQQIHASLASHQAGAGPSAEERATADAGAGGASGSSAGSDDDVVDAEFDKS
- a CDS encoding nucleotide exchange factor GrpE; the encoded protein is MSTEQEPTTPQDELSQALPPEQPEVDDHAAALDELQDRWRRALADLDNLRKRHAKELDAVRNEERARTAAAWLPVVDNLDLALTHAGSDPSAVVEGVKAVRDQAVDVLRRLGYPRYEETGVPFDPAVHEVVGTVDDPAAEPNTVVQVMRPGYGEGRRQLRPAAVMVSKRQE